From Gopherus evgoodei ecotype Sinaloan lineage chromosome 15, rGopEvg1_v1.p, whole genome shotgun sequence, one genomic window encodes:
- the LOC115635665 gene encoding zinc finger protein OZF-like, with protein MRWEGTAQPPGRISGSPVGCVRGEPFPSAPLCLAGGTLFGGWNQPLGQPRALPTPAPEPEPAGERMVSENKEGNPQQEGPEHVDPGEMISGRSEGDVSLCAEQGEAHESQCNPERQQRNHARENQCKSTHRSRVVKKIKETVQKRIPSGDRPHTCSFCGKSFCWRSAFISHQRTHTGNRPYKCNECGRSFSQSSTLTIHQRIHTGERPYRCNECGKSFSRRGNLLAHQRIHTAERPYRCNECGKSFSQNAYLLSHQRTHMKEKPYVCNECGKSFSHSSQLLLHQRIHTGERPYICNECGKSFSLSSHLLSHQRIHTGERPYRCNECGKSFSRRGNLLLHQRTHTEERPFKCPTCGESFVQLLKLVRHQRIHTGEKPYKCNECGKIFDDKSHFNKHQRVHTGEKPFKCPECGKSFGSSSDLIIHQRIHTGEKPYKCLECGRSFGRSSDLTRHQRKHTGEKPYKCPNCGKSFSDSSALTKHRRIHRGERPYRCKECGESFRHISNLLLHHRTHTGERPYNCPDCGKSFSRSSNVITHQRIHTGEKPFKCPECGKNFSTRSALTAHQRIHSRMRPLSMS; from the exons ATGCGGTGGGAGGGGACAGCACAGCCGCCAGGCCGGATCAGCGGCTCCCCAGTGGGGTGTGTGCGGGGAGAGCCCTTCCCTAGTGCCCCTCTGTGCCTAGCCGGGGGGACTCTCTTCGGGGGCTGgaaccagcccctggggcagccccgggctctgccgacaccagcccctgagccggagcctgcag GTGAGAGGATGGTGAGTGAGAACAAGGAGGGGAATCCTCAACAGGAAGGTCCTGAACATGTGGATCCAGGTGAGATGATATCAGGAAGATCTGAAGGGGATGTTTCTCTGTGTGCTGAGCAGGGAGAAGCCCATGAAAGTCAGTGCAAtccagagaggcagcagagaaacCATGCAAGGGAGAACCAGTGTAAATCTACTCACAGGAGTCGAGTGGTCAAGAAAATCAAAGAAACTGTTCAAAAGAGAATCCCCAGTGGAGACAGACCCCATACATGCAGTTTCTGTGGAAAAAGCTTCTGCTGGAGATCAGCCTTCATTAGTcaccagagaacccacacaggaaACAGACCCTACAAGTGCAATGAGTGTGGGAGAAGCTTTAGTCAGAGCTCAACTCTCACTAttcaccagagaatccacactggggaGAGACCCTACAGATgcaatgagtgtgggaaaagctttagtcgGCGTGGAAACCTTCtagcacatcagagaatccacacagcgGAGAGACCCTACAGATgcaatgagtgtgggaaaagctttagtcaGAATGCATATCTTCTATCACATCAGAGAACCCACATGAAGGAGAAACCCTATGTATGCaatgaatgtgggaaaagctttagtcaTAGCTCACAACTTCTATtgcaccagagaatccacacgggggagAGACCCTACATATGCaatgaatgtgggaaaagctttagtctGAGCTCACACCTTCTATCGCACCAGAGAATTCACACGGGGGAGAGACCCTACAGATGCaacgagtgtgggaaaagctttagtcgGCGTGGAAACCTTCTCTtacatcagagaacccacacagaGGAGAGACCTTTCAAATGCCCGACATGTGGGGAAAGCTTTGTTCAGCTCTTGAAACTCGTTAgacaccagagaatccacactggagagaaaccgTATAAGTGTAATGAGTGTGGGAAAATCTTTGATGACAAATCACACTTTAATAAACATCAGAGAGTCCACACAGGAGAAAAGCCCTTTAAGtgccctgagtgcgggaaaagctttggTTCAAGCTCAGATCTTATTATACACCAAAGAAttcacacaggggagaaaccctataaatgccttgagtgtgggagAAGCTTTGGTCGAAGCTCAGACCTCACTAGACATCAGAGAaaacacacaggagagaagccctacaaaTGCCccaactgtgggaaaagcttcagtgacAGTTCTGCCCTCACTAAACACCGGAGAATCCACAGAGGGGAGAGACCCTACAGATGCAAGGAGTGTGGGGAAAGCTTTCGTCACATCTCAAACCTTCTATTACATCACAGAACCCATACAGGAGAAAGACCCTATAATTGtcctgactgtgggaaaagcttcagtcgaaGCTCAAATGTTATTACTCACCAGAGAATACATACAGGGGAgaaaccctttaaatgccctgaatgtgggaaaaacttcagtaCACGTTCAGCCcttactgcacatcagagaatccatagcAGAATGAGACCCTTATCAATGtcttga